The sequence CGGCAAAAGGAATTCCAGCATGAGACCGTCCCTCTGGCTCCATTGTCGGCGTTTCGCGGTCTGCGCGCTCGTCCTTGGTCATGCAGTTTTTGCGGCCGGTCCGGCGCTCGCCGGACGACATTCGCAACCGCTCGCTACCGGCCAGACGGATTGCTTCGACGACCTCGGACTCGCGATCGACTGCGCCGGTTCCGGCCAGGACGGAGAATTCCAGGCCGGCGCAAAGCGACAGCTCGTCGACAACGGCGACGGCACGATCAGCGACCTCGCAACCGGCCTGATGTGGGAGAAGCTCTCGGCCGACGGCTCCGTCCATCAGTTCGACAACCAGTACAAGCTGCAGTCCACGAAGATCCCGGAGCTCAACGCCACGCGTTTCGCAGGATATACCGACTGGCGGGTGCCGAACGTCCGCGAGCTCGAAACGCTGCAGGATTTTGACCGTCGCGGCCACGCTACTCCGACGGAGTTCGACCACGACTGCGTCCCGGGATGCACGATCCTTACGTGCAGCTGCCTGTGGCGACCCGCGTTCTACCATTCGTCGTCCATCTACGCCGAATCTGCGTTTTTCGCGTGGGACGTCGGGTTTCGGCTGGGATGGATCCATCCGATCGAGAAATACTCGGGTCAGCCCATTCGTGCCGTTCGCACCATCGTCGGCGCGCACCCCAGGTCTCGTACGCTGCGGACGGGACAAACCCGCTGCTATTCCCTCGAGCCGTTCGAGAGACAGGAGGTGCCGTGCGCGGGAACCGGAGAAGACGCCGAGACGAGAACCGGCTTGCGCCGCAGTTTTACCGACAACGCAGACGGTACGATCACCGATGACGTGACCGGCCTCACGTGGGAGAAGCTCTCCAGTGACGGCTCGATCCATGACGGGAACACGGCCACCTATTACTGGGATGATTCCGCACTGAAAATGGCGCAACTGAACGCCGAACGCTTCGCCGGGCACGACGACTGGCGCCTTCCCAATATCCGCGAACTGATGACGTTGCGCACGATTTCGAGGGTTGGGCCCGCGGCCTATCCCGCGTTCAACAACCACTGCGAGCCGGGCTGCAGCACGCAGACATGCAGCTGCTCCGGCACCGGGGGCGCCTTCTGGTCCTCGACGACGTTGCCTTACAAGAGAACCGAGGCCTGGACGCTGGATGTCTACGCAGGCGCGCAGCTTCCCCTTTCCAAACCGCTAGCGCACGCCAGGGTGCGGGCAGTGCGAGGCGGACTGTAGGATTCACCCGCCGGCGTGAGAGACTCTCGTTCCCCGGTGGGAAGCGGCGAGCTGGAGGTCGTGAATCATCCCGACATCGTGCGCAGCGCGTTGCCCGACCGTTGCATCAGGTCCAGCACCGAGATCTTCTGCCAGATCTTTCCCGACAACCCGGTCGTCAGGTTCTCGACGTCGTCCACGGCATCGAGAACCACGGGATCCTGGAATCCCTGCAGGTACAACGCCGCGATCTTGCCCGTCAGCGAGAGCGCCTCGGAGCAGTAGTCGAGGTAGCGGCTGAGCGCGAACGGAGTGAGAGCCCTCTTCGTCGTCGCGTCTGCGTCTCCGCGAAACGCCAGCTCGGGATCCTTGGTGAGCTGGT is a genomic window of Candidatus Binatia bacterium containing:
- a CDS encoding DUF1566 domain-containing protein, which produces MRPSLWLHCRRFAVCALVLGHAVFAAGPALAGRHSQPLATGQTDCFDDLGLAIDCAGSGQDGEFQAGAKRQLVDNGDGTISDLATGLMWEKLSADGSVHQFDNQYKLQSTKIPELNATRFAGYTDWRVPNVRELETLQDFDRRGHATPTEFDHDCVPGCTILTCSCLWRPAFYHSSSIYAESAFFAWDVGFRLGWIHPIEKYSGQPIRAVRTIVGAHPRSRTLRTGQTRCYSLEPFERQEVPCAGTGEDAETRTGLRRSFTDNADGTITDDVTGLTWEKLSSDGSIHDGNTATYYWDDSALKMAQLNAERFAGHDDWRLPNIRELMTLRTISRVGPAAYPAFNNHCEPGCSTQTCSCSGTGGAFWSSTTLPYKRTEAWTLDVYAGAQLPLSKPLAHARVRAVRGGL